In Caldisericia bacterium, the sequence AAGACTCCAATTAAAGGTCTTGCAGGAAATAAAACCCAAATTGGAAACATTGATCCAAAAGCATATACAACTGAAATTCCAAAAATAGTTCCAACAAGTGCTCCATATTTTGCACCTAAAACAATACCAGTTATAATAACTGGTATATGCATAATTGTTGCAGCACCTGCTGGAGTTGGAAGTGGTATGTACCCCCATTGTGTAAATCCTAAAATAATTGTTATTGCTCCTAAAACACCAACGAGAGTTATCTCTCTAATCTTTGTGTTCATGATTCCCTCCTATAAAATTCCCCTTATAAGATATTAAAATTAAATTAATTATGTTTAAAACATACATTTTAATTTTAAAACTAAAAAGAAATATATCAATACCTGTTGGTATTTTAAAAACTATAAATTTTAAAAAGGGATATTATGCATATATTGGAAGTGGAAAGAGGAAAATTATTTCAAGAATATCAAGACACATTAAAGAAAAAAAGAAAATATTTTGGCATATTGATTATTTAACAACAAATAATAATTTTAAAATTCAAGAAATTTATTTAATTAAAAATCTTTCAGAATGTGAATTATCAAAAATGTTTTATTCAAAAAACATAAGTTTCATTGAAAAATTTGGATCATCAGATTGTTTTTGTAATTCACATTTATATTATTTTAGAAATTTAAAAGATATTAAATCTTTATTAAAATCTATTACTATTAGGAGGTTTTATGAGCACTCTTTTTAATGAGTTAAACATTGGTAACATGACAATTAAAAACAGGATTATTATGCCACCACTTGCAGTAAAAAACCCTGAAACAACTGGCTTTGTTAATGATGTAGTACTAAATTATTATGTTGATATGTCAAAACTTGGAATGGGTCTAATAATAACTGAAAATGTTTTTCCATCAAAGGAATCAAGAGTTATGCCAAATCAACTTTTATTATCAGATGATATTTTTATTGAAGGACATAAAAAACTCGTTGATGAGGTTCATAAAAATGGAGTAAAAATTGCTATTGAAATAAATCATTCAGGGTCAAATTTATATGAAATACCGGAATTAAAAAATATGCTTAAAAATAAAGAAGAAAGCGATTTTGTCTTTGAAGATGATGAAGATACAAGAAAACCTCTTAAATCAATAAACGAAGAAGATTTATCAAAAGAAAAAATTAGAGAAATAATTTTATCATTTGGAGAAGCAGGAAGAAGAGCAAAAGAAGCTGGATATGATATGATTGAAATTCATGCAGGCCATGGATTTTTAATTAATCAATTTTTATCACCAATGATAAACAAAAGGAAAGATGAATATGGAGGAACTCCATTAAATAGAGCAAGAATTCTTTTTGAAATTATAGATGAAGTTAAATCTAAAATAAAAGATAAATTAATTTCAGTTAGATTGCCATTAAGTGATAATCCTCCACAATTTAAATTTTTTGAAAATGGATTAACACTTGAAGATGGTTTATTAATTGGAAAAGAAGTATCATTAAAAGTTGATATGATTGATGTTACTGGTGGATATTCTGGAAGTAGACCTAAGGAAATATGGGGTTATGAAGGATATTTTAAAGAATATAGTAAAAAATTAAAAGAAATAGTAAAGATTCCAATTAATTTAACAGGTGGTATTAAAACACCAACTTTTGCTAATTATCTTATTGAAAATGGATATTGTGATACTGTTGGAATTGGAAGAGCTCTTCTATCTGATAAAAATTGGATAGAGAAAGCAAAAGTTGTATTAAGATAAGTATTCTATAAACTCTTTTAGATAAAATTCAACAGTACCAATTTCTTTTATATTAAATCTTAATTTATCTAATATTGAAAATTTATCAATTTTAATCTTTATTTTTTCATTAACTTTCCATATAAAGGGATAATTTTTATCTATAACAATCCTTTTTTCATCAATTTTAATATTTTCAATAGTGAAATCTGTTAAAGAATTTACTAAAGTCAAAACAATTTCATTTTCTCTATAAAAACTCTCCTCTTTAACAATAAGTTTTAATAAATATTGAATGTATTTATTTTCTATCTTTTTTTTATTTTTAAATCTTTCTGGAAAATCGGTTATAACTCCTAAAGGATTATATAGTTTTATCAATTCTATTTCATTATCTTCATTAACAACCCATGGGATTATTCTATCATAATAATTTTTATAATCACTTACTAAATAATTTATATTTGGTTTTAAATAATTAACTTCATTTAGATATTCTTTTATACTTTTTGGAACATGAACATATAGATATGCAAACTTAATATCTTTATAAATTTTTTTAAATTCATAAATCTCTTTATGATAAAAAGAGGATACAATTAAATTTTCATAATTAAATTTTTTAATTAAATCAAGTACAAACCTAAAATCTTCTCTATTTTTTATTTCAATATCAACAAATTTATTTTTATCCCTAACAAGTTGTAAAACTTCTTCAAGAGTTGGAATTTTATCTTTTAAATTATTCTTATTCAATGAATTAAAATCATTTTTTCTTATATCAAAATCTATTCCAAAAACTCTTTTTAAATTAATATCATGTGAAATTACTAATTTATCATCTAATGTTTTCTGTATATCTACTTCTATACCATCTGCACCTAATTCAAATGCTTTGAGATAACTTTTTATTGTATTTTCTGTTTCATAAAAACAACCTCTATGTCCAATTATTATCATCTATTAATTAATTTCTTTACTGCATTTTCTATTCCATGATATCCTGTGCATCTACATAAATTACTCTCAAGATATTCTCTTATTGTTTCATCATCAGGCTTTTCATATTTTTTAAGTAATGAATATACATTAACAATGAATCCTGAAGTACAGAAACCACATTGAAAACCTTCTTCTTCAATGAATGCCTCTTTAATTCTATTATCATTAATTCCTTCAATGGTAGTTATTTTGTCTTCGTCATCCAATTCTATAGCTAATATCATG encodes:
- a CDS encoding GIY-YIG nuclease family protein — its product is MFKTYILILKLKRNISIPVGILKTINFKKGYYAYIGSGKRKIISRISRHIKEKKKIFWHIDYLTTNNNFKIQEIYLIKNLSECELSKMFYSKNISFIEKFGSSDCFCNSHLYYFRNLKDIKSLLKSITIRRFYEHSF
- a CDS encoding (2Fe-2S)-binding protein; this translates as MKIYEGFIEKNFNINGEKKRILIKTNETLLRVIREKIGLTGTKIGCENGDCGACTVLINDIPFKSCMILAIELDDEDKITTIEGINDNRIKEAFIEEEGFQCGFCTSGFIVNVYSLLKKYEKPDDETIREYLESNLCRCTGYHGIENAVKKLINR
- a CDS encoding NADH:flavin oxidoreductase gives rise to the protein MSTLFNELNIGNMTIKNRIIMPPLAVKNPETTGFVNDVVLNYYVDMSKLGMGLIITENVFPSKESRVMPNQLLLSDDIFIEGHKKLVDEVHKNGVKIAIEINHSGSNLYEIPELKNMLKNKEESDFVFEDDEDTRKPLKSINEEDLSKEKIREIILSFGEAGRRAKEAGYDMIEIHAGHGFLINQFLSPMINKRKDEYGGTPLNRARILFEIIDEVKSKIKDKLISVRLPLSDNPPQFKFFENGLTLEDGLLIGKEVSLKVDMIDVTGGYSGSRPKEIWGYEGYFKEYSKKLKEIVKIPINLTGGIKTPTFANYLIENGYCDTVGIGRALLSDKNWIEKAKVVLR
- a CDS encoding glycerophosphodiester phosphodiesterase family protein, with amino-acid sequence MIIIGHRGCFYETENTIKSYLKAFELGADGIEVDIQKTLDDKLVISHDINLKRVFGIDFDIRKNDFNSLNKNNLKDKIPTLEEVLQLVRDKNKFVDIEIKNREDFRFVLDLIKKFNYENLIVSSFYHKEIYEFKKIYKDIKFAYLYVHVPKSIKEYLNEVNYLKPNINYLVSDYKNYYDRIIPWVVNEDNEIELIKLYNPLGVITDFPERFKNKKKIENKYIQYLLKLIVKEESFYRENEIVLTLVNSLTDFTIENIKIDEKRIVIDKNYPFIWKVNEKIKIKIDKFSILDKLRFNIKEIGTVEFYLKEFIEYLS